GTCTTCCACATCTTCGGCCGAGGCCCCCGGTTCCGGGATGATCACCGAGATCACCGGGTAGTTCGCATCCGGGAAGAGGTTCAGCGGCATCGACTTGAAACCGATAAATCCCAGGGCCGCGGCCAGCAAGATAACGGAGGTGATCAGATGAGGCCGTTTGAGATAGGACTCGATAAAGGATTTCCTGGATTCGGTATCTTGCGGGGTTGTCATGATTTTACCTTATGGATGTATGGGTTGATGGTTTCCGCCAGGGGCTTCGGAGGCTACTCCTGGGAATGAACAATCCGGACCGTTTCCCCCTCATGGAGCCTGAGGAGTGCGCTCTCCTGTGCCGTCACGACCCGGGCCTTCTCCGGGATCGCCCCGCTGACCACGGCCCATTCCGGCCCCCGGGAGAGGAGTGTGATCTTTTCGATGTGAATCGTTTCATCATCCTTGATCCGGTAGAGATAGACCGCATCGGTGTTTTCCAGCAGGGCACGCGTAGGAACCCGCCACCCCTGATGTTGACGAATGACAAGATCCACATCCAGGGTAGCGCCGGTCGGGAGACCAAAAGGGGAAGGAATGACATCAAGCTCCACAACGGCAAGGGTCCCTGCACGGACGGCCGGATGAATCCGGCTGATCCGGGCGGAGAGTTTCGGTCCACCGTCGAGCCCCGGTAATAGAAAGGCTTTGCCGCCGACCCGGAGTTTCGGAAAAAGATCCTGGGGGACCTTCACGGAGACGAAGTAGCCGAGATCGGGCGTCTCCATCGCGAGAACCGGTTTCCCCGGTACGGCAAGATCCCCCGGATCAGCCAGCCGGGCCGTAA
This Deltaproteobacteria bacterium DNA region includes the following protein-coding sequences:
- a CDS encoding efflux RND transporter periplasmic adaptor subunit, encoding MKKKIIGIVGVLLLISAGVLLVRHRKAELAQVPLPAEVVPAVETAPVVKGIFPETKRFLGTLSAKEAADLAPRVTGSLVEVRVREGAKVKKGDLLARLDDRLERDKVAEVRAELAAAQTALVTQEAIYRRDADLFAAKAISREAMDRSHSVRDAARARVTALSHELHTAKTNLSYTRITAPCNGVITARLADPGDLAVPGKPVLAMETPDLGYFVSVKVPQDLFPKLRVGGKAFLLPGLDGGPKLSARISRIHPAVRAGTLAVVELDVIPSPFGLPTGATLDVDLVIRQHQGWRVPTRALLENTDAVYLYRIKDDETIHIEKITLLSRGPEWAVVSGAIPEKARVVTAQESALLRLHEGETVRIVHSQE